One segment of Parvularcula sp. IMCC14364 DNA contains the following:
- the leuC gene encoding 3-isopropylmalate dehydratase large subunit, producing MSKTLFDKLWERHVVVPETDEAPAVLYIDLHLIHEVTSPQAFTVLQERGLKVRRPDLTMGTLDHSTPTLPADDSGKLPYVTAEAEQQVDTLIKNCAAHSVQLFDLDDPRRGIVHVIGPELGLTQPGKTIVCGDSHTSTHGAFGALAFGIGTTEVGHVLATQCVLQRKPKTMRINFDGQLAAGVSAKDMALAFIAKIGADGGQGYAIEFAGEAVRNLSMEGRMTLCNMSIEAGARSGIVAPDEKTFSWVQGRDYAPSAGEAWEAAIADWRTLCTDENATFHKQIKIDVSSLSPMVTYGVSPDAAMRVDGTVPKPGTEAERHAAAYMQFAEESRLADTSVDRVFIGSCTNSRLSDLREAANIMRGRKVREGVTALVVPGSEAIRKEAEAEKLHEVFLAAGAQWRLPGCSMCIGMNGDQGQPGELVVSTSNRNFIGRQGKGVRTVLASPATAAASAVAGYIADPRHYLELEG from the coding sequence ATGTCAAAAACACTGTTCGATAAACTCTGGGAACGTCATGTTGTTGTGCCCGAGACTGATGAAGCACCAGCAGTGCTCTATATTGATTTGCATCTGATTCATGAGGTCACATCCCCGCAGGCTTTTACTGTTTTGCAGGAGCGCGGCCTGAAAGTGCGCCGTCCCGACCTGACTATGGGCACACTGGATCATTCGACACCAACCTTGCCAGCGGATGATAGCGGTAAGTTACCCTATGTAACTGCAGAGGCAGAACAACAGGTTGATACACTGATAAAAAATTGTGCTGCACATAGTGTTCAGCTGTTTGACCTGGATGACCCGCGTCGTGGTATTGTCCATGTCATTGGACCAGAACTGGGGCTGACCCAGCCTGGCAAGACCATTGTCTGTGGTGACAGCCATACGTCGACCCACGGGGCTTTTGGTGCGCTGGCATTCGGGATCGGCACAACCGAGGTAGGGCACGTGCTGGCAACGCAATGCGTGTTACAGCGAAAGCCCAAGACCATGCGGATAAATTTTGACGGACAACTTGCCGCAGGCGTGAGTGCGAAAGATATGGCGCTCGCCTTCATCGCAAAAATTGGCGCAGACGGTGGGCAGGGATATGCAATAGAATTTGCCGGTGAAGCCGTGCGCAATCTGTCTATGGAAGGGCGCATGACACTATGCAACATGTCGATTGAAGCGGGCGCGCGCTCTGGCATAGTCGCCCCGGACGAAAAGACATTTTCATGGGTGCAGGGACGGGATTATGCGCCGTCAGCCGGTGAGGCCTGGGAAGCAGCTATTGCTGACTGGCGGACATTGTGCACGGATGAAAACGCTACTTTCCACAAGCAGATTAAGATTGACGTTTCCAGTCTGAGCCCCATGGTTACTTATGGTGTTTCACCAGATGCCGCCATGCGTGTTGATGGTACAGTGCCCAAACCGGGCACTGAAGCAGAACGTCATGCGGCAGCTTACATGCAATTCGCTGAAGAGAGCAGGTTGGCGGACACTTCCGTGGACAGGGTTTTCATAGGCAGTTGCACGAATTCCCGACTTTCCGATCTGCGTGAGGCTGCAAATATCATGCGAGGGCGGAAGGTTCGGGAGGGCGTGACCGCACTTGTTGTGCCAGGGTCCGAAGCAATCAGAAAGGAAGCCGAGGCTGAGAAACTTCATGAAGTGTTTCTGGCTGCTGGGGCTCAATGGCGTCTGCCGGGATGCTCCATGTGTATAGGCATGAACGGGGATCAGGGCCAGCCTGGCGAACTTGTGGTTTCCACGTCCAACCGGAATTTCATTGGCCGCCAGGGCAAAGGTGTTCGCACTGTGCTGGCCAGCCCTGCAACCGCCGCAGCCAGCGCTGTCGCAGGATATATCGCGGATCCGCGTCACTATCTTGAGTTGGAGGGATAA
- the ilvN gene encoding acetolactate synthase small subunit, translating to MSTLYASQSVYPVTKKQEEPHEAILAIIVDNEPGVLSRVVGLVSARGYNIESLTVAETDEEKHTSRITVVTGGTPSKIDQIKAQLGRLVPVRRVVDISEEKDSLERELALVKITSEGEARVEAMRTAEIFRARALDVTRGSFVFEVTGTREKINAFIDLMRPLGLAEVSRTGVLSIRRGTERD from the coding sequence ATGTCTACTTTGTATGCGTCGCAATCAGTTTATCCTGTTACCAAGAAACAGGAGGAGCCTCACGAAGCCATTCTGGCGATCATTGTTGATAACGAGCCGGGTGTGCTGTCGCGCGTGGTTGGTCTGGTGTCTGCGCGTGGCTACAATATTGAAAGCCTCACCGTCGCGGAGACAGACGAAGAAAAGCATACGTCACGCATCACAGTTGTCACAGGCGGCACACCGTCCAAGATTGATCAGATCAAGGCTCAGCTTGGGCGGCTCGTGCCAGTGCGGCGTGTCGTTGACATTTCCGAGGAAAAGGACTCGCTGGAGCGTGAGCTTGCGCTTGTCAAAATTACAAGTGAAGGCGAAGCCCGTGTGGAAGCAATGCGAACAGCAGAGATTTTCCGAGCACGCGCGCTGGATGTGACACGCGGGTCTTTCGTATTTGAAGTGACGGGCACCCGCGAGAAGATCAATGCATTTATAGATTTGATGCGCCCCCTCGGCTTGGCGGAAGTTTCCCGGACAGGTGTGCTGTCTATTCGGCGCGGTACTGAGAGAGATTGA
- the ilvD gene encoding dihydroxy-acid dehydratase: MEQKPKRSDAITKGPAKAPARAMLRGAGFTDQDFAQPMIAVVNTWSTVTPCNMHLADLAAPIRDGIRAGGATPVDFNTIVVSDGITMGGEGMRASLISREVITDSIELAVRGHSLDAAIILVGCDKTIPAAAMALARMDIPGVIFYGGTIMPGHCNGRDLSIQDVFEAVGSHAKGDMSDEELDQIERTACPGAGACGGQFTANTMAMAMAFLGLAPMGAGDPPATHDAKPAEARRCGELVAKLAHEGTTARQFITRTSLRNAATAVVASGGSTNAVLHLPAIAAEAGISFSIDEFDSLSRTTPVITDLKPGGQFLARDLHAAGGVRLFGKSLMEGSKIEDTPTVSGRTMFEEFATAEEAEGQKVVHPVNAPVKQTGGLRILYGDLAPEGSVLKTAGYSDGSFTGRARVFEGEEAAFKAVSNREVVEGDVVIIRHEGPKGGPGMREMLAVTAAVAGQGLAGKVALITDGRFSGASHGFVIGHVSPEAAAGGPIALIEDGDTIRIDAENRRIDADIDWQARRKAHVPRPVNSMGGAFDKYAALVSSASKGAVTISIAQFEKDQAL, encoded by the coding sequence ATGGAACAGAAACCCAAAAGATCAGACGCCATCACCAAAGGCCCCGCCAAAGCGCCAGCGCGCGCCATGCTGCGCGGTGCCGGATTTACTGACCAGGACTTTGCCCAGCCGATGATCGCAGTGGTCAATACCTGGTCAACGGTCACCCCATGCAACATGCATCTGGCCGACCTGGCAGCGCCCATTCGCGATGGTATTCGGGCTGGTGGGGCAACGCCTGTTGATTTCAACACCATCGTTGTCTCCGACGGTATCACCATGGGCGGTGAGGGGATGCGTGCTTCTCTCATTTCCCGTGAAGTGATTACTGATTCTATCGAATTAGCCGTGCGCGGACATTCCCTTGATGCTGCGATCATTCTGGTGGGTTGCGACAAGACGATCCCGGCAGCAGCTATGGCGCTCGCCCGGATGGATATTCCAGGGGTGATATTTTACGGCGGCACTATCATGCCCGGTCACTGTAATGGCCGCGATCTGTCGATACAGGATGTGTTCGAGGCTGTTGGCAGCCACGCCAAGGGGGATATGTCTGACGAGGAGCTGGATCAGATAGAACGCACAGCCTGTCCCGGCGCTGGCGCCTGCGGTGGTCAGTTTACGGCCAATACCATGGCCATGGCCATGGCATTTCTGGGTCTTGCCCCCATGGGAGCAGGCGATCCCCCAGCCACCCATGATGCAAAACCGGCAGAAGCAAGGCGCTGTGGAGAACTGGTCGCGAAGCTTGCCCATGAGGGCACAACAGCGCGTCAATTCATCACAAGGACTTCCCTGCGCAATGCAGCTACAGCTGTCGTGGCCAGCGGTGGGTCAACCAATGCAGTGCTTCACCTGCCTGCGATTGCGGCAGAAGCAGGCATAAGCTTTTCAATCGATGAGTTCGATTCACTGTCGCGTACCACGCCAGTGATCACCGACCTGAAGCCAGGTGGTCAGTTTCTGGCACGGGACCTTCATGCAGCTGGTGGTGTTCGTTTGTTCGGCAAAAGCCTGATGGAAGGCAGCAAGATAGAAGATACGCCAACCGTCAGTGGCCGCACCATGTTTGAAGAATTTGCAACTGCTGAGGAAGCTGAAGGCCAGAAAGTTGTTCATCCGGTTAACGCACCAGTCAAGCAGACAGGCGGCTTGCGCATCCTGTATGGCGATCTGGCGCCGGAGGGTTCCGTGCTGAAAACCGCAGGTTACAGTGACGGGTCATTCACAGGCCGGGCGCGCGTGTTCGAAGGAGAGGAGGCTGCATTCAAGGCGGTTTCCAACAGGGAAGTTGTCGAAGGCGATGTGGTCATTATTCGCCATGAAGGGCCAAAAGGGGGGCCGGGTATGCGTGAAATGCTGGCAGTAACGGCTGCTGTTGCCGGGCAGGGACTGGCTGGCAAGGTTGCTCTCATTACTGATGGCCGCTTCTCAGGCGCTTCCCATGGATTCGTGATTGGGCATGTATCACCAGAGGCCGCCGCAGGCGGTCCAATCGCGCTCATTGAAGACGGGGACACGATCCGTATAGACGCAGAAAATCGTCGCATTGATGCAGACATAGACTGGCAGGCACGCCGCAAGGCCCATGTACCAAGGCCCGTCAACAGCATGGGTGGGGCGTTTGACAAATACGCTGCCCTTGTTTCCTCAGCTTCAAAAGGAGCTGTCACCATTTCCATCGCGCAGTTTGAGAAAGACCAGGCGTTATGA
- a CDS encoding acetolactate synthase 3 large subunit has protein sequence MSIETKAQTDDATLITKPGAELLLDALEEQGVEVIFGYPGGAVLPIYDALYSRDTIQHILMRHEQGAVHAAEGYARSTGKVGVVLVTSGPGATNAVTGLADALLDSIPLVCITGQVARPLIGTDAFQECDTIGITRACTKHNYLITSAESLPRLAHEAFHVARNGRPGPVLMDIPKDVQFEKADYVSRNDARTRNCIVVPEPASSDIQQAVEMLRHAQRPVFYTGGGVVNAGPEASVDLRTLVQATGAPVTSTLMGLGAYPAGDPHWLGMLGMHGSFEANNAMHECDLMIAVGARFDDRVTGRLDAFSPGSRKIHIDIDPSSINKNVPVDLPIIGDAGQIIKALLAEWQRREQASPVDHGRLANWWEDIKTWRARNSFAYDKSGDDIQPQYAIERLYELTRDRDVYITTEVGQHQMWAAQHFHFTEPNRWMTSGGLGTMGYGLPATLGVQAAHPDALVIDIAGDASVQMTMQEISAAVQHNLPVKIFILNNEYLGMVRQWQELLHGGRYSHSYSASLPDFVKLAEAYGGVGFRAKTKQELDEKIMAMINIDKPVIFDCCVTKEENVFPMIPSGAAHNDMLMGGTVTGDEISDAGKVLV, from the coding sequence ATGAGTATCGAAACCAAAGCCCAAACAGATGATGCAACTTTGATCACCAAGCCGGGTGCTGAGCTTTTACTGGATGCGCTGGAAGAGCAGGGGGTTGAAGTTATTTTTGGCTATCCTGGCGGGGCAGTTCTGCCAATTTATGATGCGCTCTATTCCCGCGACACGATCCAGCACATTCTGATGCGCCATGAGCAAGGGGCGGTTCACGCCGCTGAGGGTTATGCACGGTCAACCGGCAAGGTTGGTGTTGTGCTCGTCACCTCCGGGCCGGGGGCTACAAACGCCGTAACGGGCCTTGCGGACGCCTTGCTGGACTCAATTCCGCTGGTCTGCATTACTGGTCAGGTGGCCCGCCCACTGATTGGTACGGATGCCTTTCAGGAATGCGACACGATTGGTATTACCCGCGCATGTACGAAGCACAATTACCTCATTACCAGCGCTGAAAGCCTGCCACGTCTCGCGCATGAAGCTTTTCATGTGGCACGCAACGGCCGTCCCGGGCCGGTGCTGATGGACATTCCCAAAGATGTCCAGTTTGAAAAAGCTGACTATGTCAGCCGCAACGATGCCAGAACACGTAACTGCATTGTTGTGCCAGAACCCGCTAGCAGTGATATTCAGCAGGCGGTTGAAATGTTGCGCCATGCCCAAAGGCCAGTCTTTTATACAGGCGGCGGTGTGGTCAATGCGGGGCCGGAGGCATCTGTGGATTTGCGCACCCTTGTGCAGGCAACAGGCGCTCCTGTCACGTCAACGCTGATGGGGCTTGGTGCTTATCCGGCTGGTGATCCACATTGGCTCGGCATGTTGGGTATGCATGGGAGTTTTGAAGCAAATAATGCCATGCATGAATGCGATCTCATGATCGCGGTGGGCGCGCGCTTTGATGACCGCGTAACTGGTCGGCTTGACGCCTTCTCACCCGGGTCACGCAAGATTCATATTGATATCGACCCGTCATCCATCAACAAAAATGTGCCAGTTGACCTGCCAATCATTGGGGATGCGGGCCAGATCATCAAAGCTCTTCTGGCTGAATGGCAGCGCCGGGAACAGGCATCGCCTGTCGATCACGGGCGCTTGGCCAACTGGTGGGAAGACATCAAAACCTGGCGGGCTCGGAATTCATTCGCCTACGACAAGTCAGGTGATGACATACAACCGCAATACGCGATTGAACGGCTGTACGAGCTGACCCGGGACCGTGACGTCTATATTACGACGGAAGTTGGTCAGCATCAGATGTGGGCCGCGCAGCATTTTCACTTCACAGAGCCCAATCGCTGGATGACCTCCGGCGGATTGGGCACCATGGGATATGGCCTGCCAGCGACGCTTGGTGTTCAGGCGGCACATCCGGATGCATTGGTGATTGATATAGCTGGCGACGCCTCTGTTCAGATGACCATGCAGGAGATATCCGCTGCCGTGCAGCATAATCTGCCGGTAAAGATATTCATTCTGAATAATGAGTATCTCGGCATGGTTCGGCAATGGCAGGAGCTGTTACACGGGGGGCGGTATTCGCACTCTTACTCGGCAAGCCTGCCTGATTTTGTGAAACTGGCAGAGGCTTATGGTGGTGTTGGTTTTCGTGCCAAGACCAAGCAGGAGCTTGATGAAAAGATCATGGCAATGATCAATATCGATAAACCAGTTATTTTCGACTGCTGCGTGACCAAAGAAGAAAACGTCTTCCCGATGATACCCTCCGGAGCGGCCCATAACGACATGCTCATGGGCGGCACGGTTACAGGTGATGAAATCAGCGATGCTGGAAAGGTGCTGGTCTGA
- a CDS encoding glutamate-5-semialdehyde dehydrogenase: MILDDAQPNDLPVYMDALATHAQSAAQALATATSEKKSAALLAAATAIQARADELLQVNSHEVAAASERGQQASFVDRMQLSPARIDDICESLKKISALPDPVGQVIREWSVPSGLKFERLRTPIGVIAVIYESRPNVTVDAAALAVKSGNAVILRGGSECIETAKILHAAFREGLIAAGLPAYAAQIVETPDRDAVGLLLGGLENRIDLVIPRGGKSLVSRIQTEARVPVLSHLDGICHVYLDKDADLEKAVSITLNSKMRRTGVCGAAETLLIDRARLHDLLPPVIAALKEAGCELRGDHLVLEADNTLTPAIEMDWHTEYLSPILSVAAVDGVVGAISHIRHYSSGHTEAIVTENEETAHQFLTGVDSAIVLHNASTQFADGGEFGMGAEIGIATGRLHARGPVGLEELTTYKTVVRGSGHIRP, encoded by the coding sequence ATGATTCTTGATGACGCACAGCCAAATGATCTGCCTGTGTATATGGATGCCCTTGCCACACATGCGCAATCTGCAGCGCAGGCACTGGCCACAGCCACCAGCGAAAAAAAATCTGCCGCGCTTCTGGCCGCGGCCACTGCGATCCAGGCCAGGGCCGATGAGCTGTTGCAGGTCAACAGTCACGAAGTCGCTGCCGCCAGTGAGCGTGGTCAGCAGGCGTCTTTCGTGGACAGGATGCAGCTATCCCCGGCGCGCATTGACGATATCTGTGAGAGCCTCAAAAAAATATCTGCCCTGCCAGACCCCGTCGGTCAGGTCATTCGGGAATGGTCCGTGCCGAGTGGGCTCAAGTTTGAGCGGCTGCGCACGCCCATTGGCGTCATTGCCGTCATCTATGAGAGCCGCCCCAATGTGACGGTTGATGCTGCGGCTCTGGCGGTCAAATCCGGTAACGCCGTCATCCTGCGCGGTGGCTCGGAATGTATCGAGACAGCAAAGATACTGCACGCAGCCTTTCGCGAGGGACTGATCGCGGCAGGCTTGCCTGCTTATGCTGCCCAGATCGTCGAGACACCAGACCGCGACGCGGTCGGCCTGTTGCTGGGTGGCCTTGAGAACCGCATTGATCTTGTCATCCCCCGGGGCGGTAAATCGCTGGTCTCGCGCATCCAGACCGAGGCGCGTGTGCCGGTGCTCAGCCATCTTGATGGCATCTGCCATGTTTATCTCGATAAAGATGCTGACCTTGAGAAGGCCGTCAGCATCACGCTCAATTCAAAGATGCGCCGTACCGGCGTCTGCGGGGCGGCTGAAACCCTGTTGATTGATCGGGCGCGGCTGCACGATCTGCTGCCACCAGTTATTGCTGCCCTGAAAGAGGCTGGCTGCGAACTGCGCGGCGACCATCTGGTACTGGAAGCAGATAATACCCTCACGCCTGCGATCGAGATGGACTGGCATACGGAATATCTGTCCCCCATACTTTCTGTCGCGGCAGTTGACGGTGTCGTCGGGGCCATCTCGCATATCAGGCACTATTCATCTGGTCACACCGAGGCGATCGTGACGGAGAATGAAGAGACAGCCCACCAGTTTCTCACTGGCGTGGACAGTGCAATCGTCCTGCACAACGCTTCCACCCAGTTTGCGGATGGTGGCGAGTTCGGGATGGGTGCGGAAATCGGCATCGCCACAGGACGGTTACATGCGCGCGGGCCCGTTGGTCTTGAAGAATTGACGACCTACAAGACAGTGGTGCGCGGGAGCGGGCATATCAGGCCCTGA
- a CDS encoding LL-diaminopimelate aminotransferase has protein sequence MTQTEDFYRIQRLPPYVFEEVNNLKSSLRGQGRDIIDLGMGNPDMPPPDHVIEKLVETARNPRAHRYSASKGIGGLRKAIARYYQRRFDVPLNPDTEVVATLGSKEGFANLAQAITAPQDIVLSPDPAYPIHAYGFIIAGGVVGAIPALSPEQYLAGLHEAAKSTRAKVMVLNYPSNPTAQTVELDFYRDAVALARKHDIIIFSDLAYSEIYYETPPPSIFQVEGAKDVAVEVNSLSKTFSMAGWRVGMAVGNERLISALARVKSYLDYGAFTPIQVAAVAALDGPVSAIDEIRATYRARRDTLIDHFNKAGWEIPVPAASMFAWAPIPEKYAALGSVAFAKLLMEEADVAVAPGLGFGERGDGHVRIGLVENQQRIRQAARNLKRLFSA, from the coding sequence ATGACACAGACAGAAGACTTTTACCGGATCCAGCGCCTCCCGCCTTATGTGTTTGAGGAAGTCAACAATCTCAAATCCTCTCTGCGCGGTCAGGGCAGGGACATTATCGACCTCGGCATGGGCAACCCGGACATGCCGCCGCCCGATCATGTGATTGAAAAGCTGGTTGAAACGGCACGTAATCCGCGTGCGCACCGCTATTCCGCCTCCAAAGGCATAGGGGGCCTGCGCAAGGCAATCGCGCGATATTATCAGCGCCGCTTCGATGTGCCCCTGAACCCGGATACGGAGGTTGTCGCGACCCTCGGCTCCAAGGAAGGCTTTGCCAATCTTGCCCAGGCCATCACGGCCCCGCAGGATATTGTGCTCTCCCCGGACCCGGCCTATCCGATCCACGCCTATGGCTTCATCATCGCTGGCGGTGTTGTCGGGGCGATACCGGCCCTGTCGCCAGAGCAGTATCTGGCGGGCCTGCACGAGGCGGCAAAAAGCACACGCGCAAAAGTCATGGTGCTGAACTATCCTTCAAACCCGACAGCCCAAACGGTCGAGCTTGATTTCTACCGGGATGCCGTTGCGCTCGCCAGGAAGCATGACATAATTATTTTTTCTGATCTGGCCTATAGCGAAATTTATTACGAGACGCCGCCGCCCTCGATCTTTCAGGTGGAGGGTGCGAAGGATGTGGCGGTGGAAGTCAATTCCCTCTCCAAAACCTTTTCCATGGCCGGCTGGCGTGTGGGCATGGCTGTTGGCAATGAACGCTTGATCAGTGCACTGGCGCGGGTGAAGTCGTATCTCGATTATGGCGCGTTCACCCCAATTCAGGTGGCTGCCGTGGCGGCGCTGGATGGGCCGGTTTCAGCGATCGACGAGATTCGCGCGACCTATCGTGCGCGCCGCGATACATTGATCGACCATTTCAACAAAGCCGGATGGGAAATACCTGTGCCGGCTGCCTCCATGTTCGCCTGGGCGCCAATCCCGGAAAAATATGCGGCTCTTGGCTCTGTCGCTTTTGCCAAGCTGTTGATGGAGGAGGCTGACGTTGCTGTCGCCCCCGGTCTTGGCTTCGGGGAGCGCGGCGACGGGCATGTGCGCATCGGGCTTGTCGAGAATCAGCAACGCATTCGTCAGGCTGCCCGCAATCTCAAGCGCCTTTTCAGTGCATGA
- a CDS encoding 2-isopropylmalate synthase: protein MTIDSHVKIFDTTLRDGEQAPGFSMSTDGKLVIARALQALNVDIIEAGFAAASPGDARAVRAVAEEIEGPIICSLARLNEKDIDAAAEAIGPARRKRVHTFIGTSPTHRDAKLKMSRAEILGKISTLVAHARSAVEDVEFSPEDAIRTERDYLVDAVTAAIEAGASTINIPDTVGYTTPEEITDLFRFLISEVKGADNVTFSAHCHDDLGMAVANSLAAVRGGARQIECAINGIGERAGNCSMEEAVMALATRKDFFGVETQIETTKIYPASVALSRVTHNPIPRNKAIVGRNAFAHEAGIHQHGVLADRRTYEIMDAEAVGMPSNSIVLGKHSGKHALAARIKSLGFEVTGQRIEELFPDFKKLADTAREVTDADLVALVSGNTDHDGRQGPWRVRRVELRADVDDDTRPFARITLKHDEQDERQTVISEGEGPIDAAFSAVCAITGVAGRIAVLDLHHIADEGIVRAEAIVAVGEERYTGTAHEVDVADAAVAAFVAAINLAAGVHAQRRAVA, encoded by the coding sequence ATGACAATAGATAGTCACGTAAAGATTTTTGACACGACATTGAGAGATGGCGAACAGGCACCTGGCTTTTCAATGTCTACCGACGGCAAACTTGTCATCGCGCGGGCATTGCAGGCGTTGAATGTTGATATTATTGAGGCCGGCTTTGCGGCCGCGTCACCTGGGGATGCACGGGCAGTGCGGGCTGTGGCTGAAGAAATTGAAGGGCCAATCATCTGTTCACTGGCGCGGTTGAATGAGAAAGATATTGATGCCGCTGCAGAGGCAATCGGGCCAGCAAGGCGAAAGCGTGTTCACACATTCATCGGTACAAGTCCAACGCATCGTGACGCGAAGCTGAAAATGAGCCGCGCTGAAATTCTCGGCAAGATTTCAACACTCGTTGCACATGCACGCAGCGCTGTTGAGGATGTAGAGTTTTCTCCAGAAGATGCCATCCGTACAGAACGTGACTATCTCGTTGACGCGGTCACGGCAGCGATCGAAGCAGGCGCGTCCACCATCAACATTCCTGATACGGTTGGCTATACAACACCAGAAGAGATTACAGATCTGTTTCGGTTCCTGATTTCTGAAGTCAAGGGAGCCGACAATGTGACGTTCTCTGCACATTGCCACGATGACCTGGGTATGGCGGTCGCCAACTCTCTCGCCGCTGTGCGTGGTGGTGCCAGGCAAATTGAATGCGCCATCAACGGAATTGGAGAGCGAGCCGGGAATTGTTCAATGGAAGAAGCCGTGATGGCGCTGGCGACGCGGAAAGATTTTTTCGGCGTGGAAACGCAAATTGAGACAACGAAAATCTATCCGGCCAGCGTCGCGCTCAGCCGCGTTACACACAACCCGATACCGCGCAACAAGGCGATAGTTGGCAGGAATGCCTTTGCCCATGAAGCTGGTATTCATCAGCATGGTGTGCTGGCGGACAGACGCACTTATGAAATCATGGATGCTGAAGCAGTCGGTATGCCATCGAATTCTATCGTGCTGGGCAAACATTCTGGCAAGCACGCTCTGGCGGCACGGATAAAGTCACTCGGTTTCGAGGTTACAGGGCAGCGCATAGAAGAGCTGTTCCCGGACTTCAAGAAACTGGCAGATACAGCGCGGGAAGTAACCGACGCTGATCTGGTTGCACTGGTCAGTGGTAATACGGATCATGATGGCAGGCAGGGCCCTTGGCGTGTGCGCCGGGTGGAATTGCGCGCGGATGTGGATGACGACACGCGGCCCTTTGCACGCATCACACTCAAGCATGATGAGCAGGATGAACGCCAGACCGTAATTTCTGAGGGTGAGGGGCCCATTGATGCAGCTTTTTCAGCTGTATGCGCCATAACGGGTGTGGCTGGCCGCATCGCTGTGCTTGATCTTCATCATATCGCAGATGAGGGCATCGTCCGGGCTGAGGCTATCGTGGCTGTGGGCGAGGAGCGATATACGGGCACCGCCCATGAAGTTGATGTTGCTGATGCTGCTGTGGCCGCTTTCGTGGCAGCGATCAATCTGGCGGCAGGGGTTCATGCCCAACGCCGGGCAGTTGCGTAA
- the proB gene encoding glutamate 5-kinase, giving the protein MSAATGISSANRLVIKVGSALLCDAHGQPRRDWLAGLAADIDQLRKKNIEVIVVTSGAIALGKPRLGLTGVLRLDEKQAASAAGQVLLSQVWQGAFDPFGIQVAQILLTLDDTENRRRYLNARNTFRTLLDVQALPLVNENDTIATSEIRYGDNDRLAAHAAQLCEADLLVILSDVDGLYTSDPRVDPSAQLMPLVKKITPQIEALATGPNVQAGMGSGGMASKIAAAKIAGRNGCATLIAQGRRDHPLRALQEGAPATLIEPSRSPENARRQWIAGRLQPSGIINLDAGAVEAVRHGNSLLPAGVISASGDFARGDAVSLCDPAGRPVAQGLAAWSAGEIKKIAGLKSDMIEKKIGYRRRPAIVEKNDLVLMEQEKNDS; this is encoded by the coding sequence ATGAGCGCGGCAACAGGAATATCCTCGGCAAACCGGCTGGTAATAAAGGTCGGCTCCGCGCTCCTGTGTGATGCGCACGGCCAGCCACGCCGGGACTGGCTGGCAGGTCTTGCCGCTGATATTGATCAGCTGCGCAAAAAAAATATTGAAGTCATTGTCGTTACCTCCGGCGCGATCGCGCTTGGCAAGCCGCGCCTGGGTCTCACCGGCGTATTGCGCCTTGATGAAAAGCAGGCAGCGTCTGCTGCCGGACAGGTCCTGTTGTCACAGGTCTGGCAGGGCGCGTTTGATCCGTTCGGGATTCAGGTCGCACAGATATTGCTGACACTGGATGATACGGAGAACAGGCGGCGCTATCTGAACGCCCGCAACACATTCCGCACCCTGCTGGATGTACAAGCCCTGCCGCTGGTCAATGAAAACGACACCATCGCCACCAGTGAAATCCGCTATGGTGACAATGACCGTCTTGCCGCCCATGCCGCTCAGCTCTGCGAAGCGGATTTGCTTGTCATCCTGTCAGATGTTGACGGGTTATATACCAGTGATCCGCGTGTTGACCCGTCAGCACAGCTCATGCCGCTGGTGAAAAAAATAACACCGCAAATAGAGGCGCTCGCGACCGGCCCCAATGTGCAGGCCGGCATGGGGTCCGGGGGCATGGCCTCAAAAATTGCGGCGGCAAAAATTGCCGGACGCAACGGGTGTGCCACCCTCATCGCCCAGGGCCGGCGGGACCATCCGCTGCGCGCCCTGCAGGAAGGGGCGCCTGCCACATTGATTGAGCCATCACGATCCCCCGAAAATGCAAGACGGCAATGGATCGCCGGTCGCTTGCAGCCATCCGGTATCATCAACCTTGATGCCGGTGCGGTTGAGGCCGTGCGCCATGGTAACAGTCTTCTTCCCGCAGGGGTCATTTCAGCCAGTGGCGACTTCGCCAGGGGGGATGCTGTCAGTCTGTGCGATCCGGCAGGGCGCCCCGTTGCGCAGGGGCTTGCCGCCTGGTCCGCTGGAGAGATAAAAAAAATTGCTGGCCTCAAGTCGGATATGATTGAAAAAAAAATCGGTTATCGCCGTCGCCCGGCGATCGTTGAAAAAAATGATCTGGTGCTGATGGAGCAGGAAAAAAATGATTCTTGA